The segment ACTTGATGttatccgcatgtctttggactgtgggaaaaaatccaccaagcacagagagaacatacaaactccacgcGCACAGAcctaaggcgggaatcaaacccggaccgtGGAGCtgtgaggtcacagtgctaactactacaccacctACATCAGAGTATTTGCTGTGAAATGTTTTGCTAGTTTTGGACTGCTGTTAAACCTCATTATCACCAGAGACGGCCAGCAACCTGAGTGGTGTAAAGAAGTGTAAAAAGTGAATCTGAAGCTGATTTCTATCTGCCACAGGCTGTAGACTCATGCAGTCTATTAGGGACAGGTTTTGTGTTTCTGTAACTGTATGTACTGTTCACATGTTGTAGTAGAAGCCATTTGAATTGAGAGATCCTGTCGCTCCACAGAGCGCAGATTCCTGTCTGCTATGTATTTGTCTGTTTGTAGTTATTAATCGTGTAAGGGGGCcagattactttttttgtgACTACTTTGTACCGCACAGTAGCTGTTTTAATCGCACCTCATGCTTTATGTTTAAGAGTAAAGAAGTGGCACTGAAATACCACTATTGATTTGATTAGCCTTTAGATTACAGGAACATTACTTTGATTTGAAATCCTGAGAAGACATGACTGCTTCTGTGCTGTTACAGgataaagagaagaagaagaaggagagtATATTTGATTTGTCAAAGTACATCGACAAAACCATCCGAGTAAAATTCCAAGGTGGACGTGAAGGTATGTGACTGATGTTAGTTATTACATCCATGTTTATCTTCCTTTATAGGATCATTGTttcttctgtaaataaatagtaaaatatatatattttaaaatttattagcagcagttcatttatttcacatATGCACAAGAGTCTTTGGcgatgatgtattttttttgttacctaGTTAATTTTAAGGCACCGAAATTGTGTGGCAAGTGTTGTTCAGAGTTTACACTTGtttactgttttatatataactttTAATACATATCTTCTTTTATTGGATAGCAAGCGGCGTCCTGAAAGGGTTTGATCCCCTGCTGAACCTGGTGTTAGACGGTACAATTGAGTACATGCGTGGTAAGTACTTCTCAGCATCCAGGCTCTTGGATAACATTCCTCTATTAGcaaaaacaaattcataaaCATTTATTGCTTTCAAAATGCCGCAGAAACAAAATTGCTTCTCAAATAAAATGAACTCTTTAAACTTATGACAAATGTAGTATGCTGGTTGATAAAAATATAGAGTCTGATATGTCTTCACTGTGgctttttttgtgtatgtgtagaCCCTGATGATCAGTATAAACTGACTGAGGACACCAGGCAGCTTGGCCTGGTTGTGTGTCGAGGAACTGCTGTTGTCCTCATCTGTCCTCAAGACGGCATGGAGGCCATTCCCAACCCCTTTATACAGCAGCAGGACGGCTAACACCTTTACTGTCTCCCACTCCTACACACATACCggaattgtgtttgtttttttcgcaAGACATTTTGGTTGAGCGATCATTTGTGTTGCATCCAAATTTGAGGATGTTGGATGTCATCGGGTGTAAAATAGTCTGTTTTTTCCTGATTGTAACTTCACTCAGGAGAACTTTTAGTTTGTTTTCTAAATATGGGTTTGAATTAAACTGTATCAAATTACGTAGTCTAATTATGTGTGACTACACCTACTGCTAACtttatttttactcattattttaATATCATAATTAAATTGGACATGCATAAGATTTCTGGAGTTAGTACCTTCTTTTTCTGGTTGTTGTTCTCAttgctaattaaaataaaactactaTAAAGTGTTTTGCAAGAACATAACGCAGTGTGATTATGATAGCTTCATGTTCTTTTGCAGCTCACACATTACACAAATCTCACATGTAAGAGGATGTGATTTCCCAATCCCCAAGGTGGGTAGATGGTGTGTGTTTTGAATAAAGATGTAGAATGTTCTATATATttggaaccaaaaaaaaaaaagggggggggggggggggtcattcCAATGTTTGGCAACAGATCCTGCATTAGTGATAATCTCTTTAAcagttgtacaaaaaaaaaaaaaaagctttgaaaCAACTGAGGTATTAATTAAGCAAACACTTTGAACACTTGTTTGAATCCACTCCacccagtgtgtgtatgtagctgtatctaACTCTTTGTGCAGATTGGCCTAAAGATTGTCATTGGAACCTTAAGAAAGcaggcttaaaaaaaagtatttcaatCTGTTGTACTCAGAAGTCCATCTTCCTCAGTTCTGatctaaacatgttccagtgctTCAGCTCAAATATACAGAATTCTAGAGTAAGTCCATATCTGTATGGTTATTCTCTAACTAACTAGATAAACATATTACtgacatttatattaattattattgcaaTTTTAAAGATCCAAGATTTTTGCatggttgtttgtttattaatttcaatGGAATAACATCCTGAATCCAACTGGAAGTTGTTAAACTATTTTGCAACCCAAAGATACTTATCTAAAGTCATGCTtcaataagaggaaaataatttaaagtaaacTCTTAGTTGACTACCATATTACTGTTGCATCAGGTTTTTTCAGAGAACTCAGAAAGTGGATAATACCCAAGTTCCTGACTTGAAATTCGGACTGAAATAACTTTTCTTTTGACTCTTCCATGTCAAGGATTGGGTTTTTCAATTCTTGAGTGCAACAGATTGCAGCATCAATCTAAATACTTTTATTTGGAGCAAGTTAGTGGGATTATCTGTTGCACACAGATTAGTTACAGACTTAGTCCtcacaaaatgtattaaaaagcattattttctttacttattAAAGATCAAAAAAGTTGCGGAATATTTCTTTTCTATGTGATAATTGAAGTTAAGCATTAGCAAAAATTCAGGGGAAGGCACAGCATTAATGAGCTATTCATTATCGGATTGGAAGTTCCTCACAAAGACAGCATTAAGATTAGAGGGTGTGTCTAGTGTAAAGTTGTAAGATGCTCCTGTTGCTTTAGTTGAGCTTTAGAAGAGCTGAAGAGGaggctgtaggagctcaggctGCAGGGAGGAGGATGTTGGATATCTGATAGTTTTGATTGTCTCGCTCAGTTCCACACCCAAAAGAAGGACTGGATTTAAGGAGCGGTTTCAGCATTTGACctctttttttaacaagaggCGTCAATGCCATTACTTCAACGGTGAGTAATAATGATTTCTCGTAAGGACTCaagtttttagaaaaaaatcgcATTTGGATATCAGTCTTTGTGAAGTATTTACATATCTTCACTCcatgtaaccaaaaaaaaaaaaagtttattttggaTTTCTGTGTAACACATATATAGgtataattgtttaaataatcttatatttggttaATTGTAATCCTATAATAGAATATCCAAGATGCATTTGACTACTTAAGATATTTTAACATGATAAAATGGCATTTTTGCAGCGCACCGATTTCTCCAAAATGTCAAGCTCATTTAATTTCCTTTTGACAAAGGGCGCTGTTTTAGGGGACAGGAATCACATATCCCACCTTACAACTAAACTTAAACTCCTCCTTCAGTCTTCTAAACACGGTAAACTTCCAATTCTAGTGGACATTAACCGTTGACTGGTTTTACTTTAGTTAATCAATATGTTATAACAggaataactgaataataagcAAGGATTTTAAACATATGTCTATTTTTTCTGACTTAAATGCCTGGAATTAATAGTCAGTGAAAATGGACCCATTTCAAATACAATAGACCCATTTCAAATCTATCATTTTTGATGGTCCACCCAAACCTGAATTATGACTGGTATAGGGACTAAACAACAAAAGCTGTGGGCATAGTACAGTTATTCTTCAGGATATAACACTGAATAAATGGCTACATAATACATAACGTTTGCAACAGTGCTGGCTTATAATAAGAAACTAACAAAAAAGTATAATGCTTTATCTAAAGGttaccattttgatttatacacattcacgttccatacaaacttaattcttttgattgtgtaaagctgctttgcgacgatgacaattgttaaaagcgctatacaaataaaattgaattgaattgaataatgagATATGAACATATTCATATCAACTTATAATACAGTCATAACattatttagttttagtttgtaTTATGCAATATAAACATGATAGATTATAAGTATTTAAAACACCACTTTTTGCAAAACCCTCTTGCTTTTCTATTCATTGGTGAACACTATGTTTATTATATCAATTAACTCATAAATGCATTTGAACAGGTTATGAATTTATTCATAACCTGTTATAATGCATTCACAACCTGTGAAGCTAAATTTGcagttgtctttttttctcttaagcCATCATGCAGCGGCTGCCATAACAAACTTTttcaaataacatttttttgcattaggaCACACAAAGTGCTGTTTAGCTAAATGCTGGAAtcacctttttttcttaaagcagtttaatttaattccaCCCCAACAGGCCTGAAGGTGGAATAGCAACAAAACATGTCAATGATGCAGAGAAAGCTAAAACTTTGAAACTGGAacttaaaatttgaatttaatgcaATTATATAACGATTTTTGGGTGTTTATTAAAGGGGTATTTTGGATTTTTGAAGTTGAATGCTGACTTATCAGAAGTTGTTCATTCCTTTTCCAGAACAGTAGGTTATCTGCAAATCACAGGTATTTATTGTAATGTTATTTCTGCAGTAGCAGCTTATTCATGGGGACTTTCACAACAGATCCTTCATGTAAAATCattcttaaattaataaaaaaggttttaacaATAACTGTTTTATCACAGTTTTCccattgtgttttattcttttctaagcaaatactgtatatacagtatgtgtctgaTTAAATCATGAATTAATGTAAAGTGAACATTATGTACATTTCATTTTGTTCCGGATCATTTTGGTCCTACTACAGTGGAGCTGAAAACGTATCAGTGTTTTGTGGGGTGTGAGCAGGCAGCATAACAATGCAGTAAAGATCAGGATGAAACTGTAGCCCACTGAAACTTATTTGTGTTCTAGGTCTCAGAGCTTCAGATTTCTGTACACGTATAAAGACATGAAGCAGCAGCGGAGTAACTGGCCTGAGGCTGATCCTCCTCCCATCTCATCCTCTtctctgtgcgcgtgtgttacACTCTGCAGCATCATGGTGTTTTTTATCATCTGTGCTTTTGTGGGTGTTGTGATAGGTGAGTGATACAATGCGTTAACCTTTGCTATTGACCTGTTTATGTAGATAAACTGGAAATGTCAGATAGtgactaatttttttaaaacggcCAACTAGCTAAGTCTGACCTACAGTATGGTGCTAGTACAGTGGCTAGGTTTTTAGACGCAACTCCTAGTGACAGATCCAGTGACTTTTTGAGATGTTACTGACGGTCCAGATCACATCACAACTGTGGTCTATAAAAGTTGAAAGCACAGGTTCATTTCCCCACCACTAGTATGCATTCTGACCAAGACATGGTTTCTCAGGCCAATATTTTCCGTGAATAATCACTGATTGCCATTGTtgccaacaaccaatcactacCCACTGCTGATTGTCCACCTGCACACTTATTTGCTCTTACCTTAAAACTCTTTgcagtatttataataataaaagttaattaCTCCATCTGCAATCGTTTCCTTTGTGTCTCTTTCCTGACCCCTAAACATTACtgccttatttttttgttattgattAAATTATATGTAAATTAATATCAATTTGCATGTATGACTTATTTATATAAGTAAGTAAGTtacaatttgtttgtttttttagtctgATAAAATGCTATTCTCTGTGCCATCATAAAAATTTCCATTGCCAAGGTTTCATGTACAATCCTAATGATTCAATCAATATGCAAATTAGTCTATGTTGTTAGCTGCCAACTTTTTAACAATCTTTCCTTGACAATACGTGGGGcagttttcctctcacagccggaggcacagagagagctcattggccgagctctctcaggggggagggatgagaggtactttgtgctcccacattaatcacagctctacagccaatcaggggcgtctgtgagctcgcgcacgtggaaggagcggctagcgctttcctctgagtgtgttactccggagtggcggccaatcagctctctctgtgcctccggctgtgaaaGGAAAACTGCCCCTCGTATTGTcaaaaaaagattgttaaaagtTGGCAGCTAACAACATAGCAAGCAGTGAGCAAgtagttcgaaaagatgcggtcggctgacgtcacacggctcggagga is part of the Clarias gariepinus isolate MV-2021 ecotype Netherlands chromosome 15, CGAR_prim_01v2, whole genome shotgun sequence genome and harbors:
- the lsm7 gene encoding U6 snRNA-associated Sm-like protein LSm7, with product MADKEKKKKESIFDLSKYIDKTIRVKFQGGREASGVLKGFDPLLNLVLDGTIEYMRDPDDQYKLTEDTRQLGLVVCRGTAVVLICPQDGMEAIPNPFIQQQDG